In Tenebrio molitor chromosome 8, icTenMoli1.1, whole genome shotgun sequence, a genomic segment contains:
- the LOC138137436 gene encoding protein atonal-like, protein MDPDYSYLYMVAPQQPSDWSSASSYDSFSEEGGDPASRSKSRVTPLVLRKRRLAANARERRRMQNLNQAFDRLRTFLPQLGQDRQLSKYETLQMAQTYITALYDLLDQRPQD, encoded by the coding sequence ATGGACCCCGACTACTCCTACCTGTACATGGTGGCTCCTCAACAGCCCTCCGACTGGTCGTCCGCCTCCAGCTACGACAGCTTCTCCGAAGAGGGCGGCGACCCCGCTTCCAGAAGCAAGAGTCGCGTCACCCCGCTGGTCCTCCGCAAGAGACGTCTCGCCGCCAACGCTCGGGAACGGCGCCGCATGCAGAACCTCAACCAGGCGTTCGACAGGCTGAGGACGTTTCTTCCCCAGCTGGGACAGGATCGACAACTGAGCAAGTACGAGACGCTGCAGATGGCCCAGACCTACATCACGGCGCTGTACGACCTCCTGGACCAGCGGCCCCAGGACTGA